A genomic segment from Natronorubrum tibetense GA33 encodes:
- a CDS encoding DUF7128 family protein — protein sequence MVVQTERDDATWRECETCGLLFDEEADASEHEGRCDDSEPS from the coding sequence ATGGTAGTCCAGACCGAGCGGGATGACGCCACGTGGCGGGAGTGTGAGACCTGCGGGCTACTGTTCGACGAGGAGGCGGACGCCTCGGAGCACGAAGGGCGGTGTGACGACAGCGAACCGTCGTAG
- a CDS encoding ribbon-helix-helix domain-containing protein: MSKASTSNGDDEIVTVNFKVTRSFLNEIEDTWQGRGFNSRSEFIRYTLRDAVEHPTFDRDELVALLQAEEDVREEQTMSAEEARERFGTGDTNE; the protein is encoded by the coding sequence ATGTCCAAAGCATCCACAAGCAACGGCGACGACGAGATCGTCACGGTAAACTTCAAAGTCACACGGTCGTTTCTCAACGAGATTGAAGACACATGGCAAGGACGCGGATTCAACAGCCGGAGCGAATTTATTCGGTATACCTTACGCGATGCTGTCGAACATCCCACGTTCGACCGCGATGAACTCGTCGCACTCCTCCAAGCTGAAGAGGACGTCCGTGAAGAACAGACGATGAGTGCCGAAGAAGCGCGCGAACGATTCGGTACTGGCGATACGAATGAGTGA
- a CDS encoding chorismate mutase: MTRKSDTATDGGEEQRTPDEMSLDELREEIQTIDREIVELIAQRTYVADTIAQVKDEHGLPTTDEKQEQQVMDRAGTNAKQFDVDDNLVKAIFRLLIELNKVEQRENR, translated from the coding sequence ATGACTCGCAAATCCGATACAGCCACGGACGGCGGCGAAGAGCAGCGAACACCGGACGAGATGAGCCTCGACGAACTGCGCGAGGAGATCCAGACGATCGATCGCGAGATCGTCGAGCTGATCGCGCAGCGAACGTACGTCGCGGACACGATCGCACAGGTCAAAGACGAGCATGGGCTGCCGACGACCGACGAGAAGCAAGAACAGCAGGTGATGGATCGGGCAGGGACTAACGCAAAACAGTTCGATGTCGACGACAATCTGGTGAAGGCAATTTTTCGTCTGTTGATCGAACTGAACAAGGTCGAGCAGCGTGAGAATCGGTAG
- a CDS encoding shikimate kinase, which translates to MDGRAVAPAAGTVLNALATGTGAAFAIDLETTATVELTTDGSIDAEIAGQPDADTALVERCAELTIDEYAETAGLDVSAVGARVRTESEVPMASGLKSSSAAANATVLATLDALEIAGAVERIDACRLGVRAARDAGVTVTGAFDDASASMLGGVTVTDNLGDELLTRDEIDWWALVYTPPEQSFSADADVSACERIAPMADLVAELALDGRYGEAMTVNGFAFCGALEFSTGPMIDVLPDVTGVSLSGTGPSYVAVGDRATLETVQERWHERDGTTRLLRTRTDGTQVI; encoded by the coding sequence ATGGACGGCCGCGCCGTCGCTCCAGCAGCCGGAACGGTTCTCAACGCGCTCGCAACCGGGACCGGTGCTGCGTTCGCGATCGACCTCGAGACGACAGCCACCGTCGAACTCACGACCGACGGGAGTATCGACGCCGAAATCGCCGGCCAGCCCGACGCCGATACGGCGCTCGTCGAGCGCTGTGCCGAACTGACGATCGACGAGTACGCCGAGACCGCGGGACTGGACGTTTCGGCCGTCGGCGCTCGCGTCCGAACCGAGAGCGAGGTGCCGATGGCGTCGGGGCTGAAGAGTTCGAGCGCGGCGGCGAACGCGACCGTGCTCGCGACGCTCGACGCCCTCGAGATCGCCGGTGCGGTCGAACGAATCGATGCCTGTCGGCTGGGCGTTCGCGCGGCCCGGGACGCCGGCGTCACGGTCACCGGCGCGTTCGACGACGCTAGCGCGAGCATGCTTGGCGGCGTGACGGTTACCGACAACCTGGGCGATGAGTTGCTCACCCGCGATGAGATCGACTGGTGGGCGTTAGTGTACACCCCGCCTGAACAGTCGTTCAGCGCCGACGCCGACGTCTCGGCCTGCGAGCGGATCGCCCCGATGGCGGATCTCGTCGCGGAACTCGCCCTCGACGGGCGTTACGGTGAGGCCATGACCGTCAACGGCTTCGCCTTCTGTGGCGCCCTCGAGTTCTCGACCGGCCCGATGATCGACGTCCTGCCCGATGTCACAGGCGTCTCGCTGTCAGGGACGGGGCCGAGTTACGTCGCCGTCGGGGATCGGGCGACGCTCGAGACGGTCCAGGAGCGGTGGCACGAACGCGACGGAACGACACGATTACTGCGAACGCGAACCGACGGGACACAAGTGATATGA
- a CDS encoding type II toxin-antitoxin system PemK/MazF family toxin, giving the protein MSERPEVRRGDVVIVRLDPAEGHEMKKTRPAVVLQNDIGNENSSTTIVAPATGTYRDYPFEVLAEAAESPFEKDSSVRLDQVRAVSIEKRIHSVVGSLDAETMETVDEALKLSLGLD; this is encoded by the coding sequence ATGAGCGAGCGACCGGAAGTTCGGCGCGGAGACGTCGTTATTGTCCGACTGGACCCCGCCGAGGGCCACGAGATGAAGAAAACTCGACCAGCGGTGGTCTTACAGAACGATATCGGAAACGAAAACTCTAGTACGACCATCGTCGCGCCCGCAACGGGAACGTATCGAGACTATCCCTTCGAGGTACTCGCTGAAGCGGCGGAGTCGCCGTTCGAGAAAGATTCGTCCGTTCGTCTCGACCAAGTTCGCGCCGTGTCCATCGAAAAGCGGATTCACTCGGTAGTCGGAAGTCTCGACGCCGAGACGATGGAGACGGTGGATGAAGCGTTGAAACTGAGTCTCGGACTAGACTGA
- a CDS encoding type II toxin-antitoxin system RelE family toxin yields MSDGGWAWELASNAQDDLDALNPDEQQRIIDKLDEIVDSPWRDPPDYGEPLQNSPRRKVRVGEFRLAVTFHKDDHRMVVARIKRRGGAYTADDD; encoded by the coding sequence ATGAGTGACGGCGGGTGGGCGTGGGAACTCGCATCGAACGCACAGGACGACCTCGATGCGCTGAATCCGGACGAGCAACAGCGTATCATCGACAAACTCGACGAAATCGTCGATTCTCCGTGGCGCGACCCACCAGACTATGGTGAACCGCTCCAGAACAGTCCACGCCGTAAGGTACGTGTTGGTGAGTTTCGTCTTGCGGTCACTTTTCACAAAGATGACCATCGAATGGTCGTTGCTCGAATCAAACGTCGTGGTGGCGCGTATACCGCTGACGACGACTGA
- a CDS encoding NAD-dependent epimerase/dehydratase family protein: MSIRTALSRIDRSEAGGIVVVDDGNQLVGTATDERLRQKLFDGVTPDTPVSDVVDEDPIVVDTSGSIRTVEGASDVVGSNDRAQQTTIAPVVDGGEQVIDVTTIELIDNATRELEPNSNAVDTVLVVGGAGYLGSVLCRQLLEDGFDVRVLDPLMYGDAGISALRDDGRFTFYRGDARSVDTVLEAIDGVDAVVHLGGIVGDPASEIDPEKTLEYNLHSTQLLASICKYHGINRFVFASTCSVYGRSETEAERLSEESPRNPVSLYARLKIQSERVLHDLADDHFSPTILRMATIYGQSPRMRFDLVGNILPAKAHTERTIPVFGGDQYRPNVHVADAARAYVDCLTAPVDDVAGTVFNVGSNQQNYRIDELATIVADCFPDASIEYHDELTDERSYRVEFERIREELGFEPERTVRDHCLELKEQFKSNAYTEYTATRYNNYETLEQAPSYENAAAILDCSDPISREQTHETLSSKEV, encoded by the coding sequence ACCGCACTTTCACGGATCGATCGATCCGAAGCAGGGGGTATCGTTGTCGTCGACGACGGGAACCAACTCGTTGGGACCGCCACCGACGAGCGGCTTAGACAGAAACTGTTCGACGGTGTTACACCAGATACGCCGGTGTCAGACGTGGTGGACGAGGATCCCATCGTCGTCGATACGAGCGGGAGTATCCGAACAGTGGAAGGAGCGTCGGATGTCGTTGGAAGCAACGACCGAGCACAGCAGACGACCATCGCGCCCGTGGTCGACGGCGGCGAACAGGTCATCGACGTCACGACGATCGAGTTAATCGACAACGCGACCCGAGAACTCGAGCCGAATTCGAACGCCGTCGACACGGTTCTCGTCGTTGGGGGGGCAGGGTATCTCGGCTCGGTACTCTGTCGGCAACTCCTCGAGGACGGGTTCGACGTTCGGGTGCTCGATCCGCTGATGTACGGCGACGCGGGCATCAGTGCGCTCCGCGACGACGGCCGGTTCACCTTCTATCGAGGCGATGCGCGCTCGGTCGATACCGTTCTCGAGGCGATCGACGGGGTCGACGCGGTCGTCCACCTGGGCGGCATCGTCGGCGATCCGGCCTCCGAGATCGACCCGGAGAAGACCCTCGAGTACAACCTCCACTCGACACAGCTGCTGGCGTCGATCTGTAAGTACCACGGTATCAACCGCTTCGTTTTCGCCTCGACCTGCAGCGTTTACGGGCGCTCCGAGACCGAAGCCGAGCGGCTTTCCGAGGAATCGCCACGAAACCCCGTCTCGCTGTACGCTCGGCTGAAGATTCAGTCCGAACGCGTACTCCACGACCTCGCCGACGACCACTTCTCCCCGACGATCCTCCGGATGGCGACGATCTACGGGCAGTCGCCGCGGATGCGGTTCGATCTCGTCGGAAACATCCTGCCGGCCAAGGCCCATACCGAGAGAACGATCCCGGTGTTCGGTGGCGACCAGTACCGACCGAACGTCCACGTCGCCGACGCCGCTCGAGCGTACGTCGACTGTCTCACCGCGCCGGTCGACGACGTTGCTGGCACCGTGTTCAACGTCGGGTCGAACCAGCAGAACTACCGAATCGATGAACTCGCGACCATCGTCGCCGACTGCTTCCCCGACGCTTCGATCGAGTACCACGACGAGCTAACCGACGAGCGGAGCTATCGTGTGGAGTTCGAAAGGATCCGGGAGGAACTGGGATTCGAACCCGAACGGACGGTTCGCGACCACTGTCTCGAGTTGAAAGAACAGTTCAAATCCAACGCGTACACCGAGTATACGGCGACCAGATACAACAACTACGAGACGCTCGAACAGGCGCCGAGCTACGAGAACGCGGCCGCTATCCTCGACTGTTCAGATCCGATCTCACGCGAGCAAACGCATGAGACGCTCTCGTCGAAAGAGGTGTAG
- a CDS encoding DUF7508 domain-containing protein produces MPLQKPWRDLDRGTVASAPDRPGAYELADSSGTVQSVGHGVLRDELKTALAYGDGDRVRWTETHTLEQAQELAADHRERLE; encoded by the coding sequence ATGCCACTACAGAAACCCTGGCGCGACCTCGACCGTGGGACGGTTGCCAGCGCACCCGACCGACCGGGCGCATACGAACTCGCCGATTCGTCGGGGACGGTTCAATCCGTCGGACACGGTGTCCTCCGGGACGAACTCAAGACGGCGCTCGCCTACGGCGACGGCGACCGTGTGCGCTGGACGGAGACACATACGCTCGAGCAGGCCCAGGAACTGGCTGCCGATCATCGCGAGCGACTCGAGTGA
- a CDS encoding DUF5796 family protein, with protein sequence MSVRSNVAPSTIGVDFVEGGVVVEYLDGRDVFYHGPPKPVEESIKTPPGKEVHVLVTDPDGIEGVMTYVNDHNTHDDILESTGVGRVMLEGDDEEVLFPGVTVSTEAYSIRVDADLSLVDGRVFVFAEDELSEHAYELVEHVEREDDSSTAEADTTGANGEQNEADGSNDADGNTETGSTDWG encoded by the coding sequence ATGAGCGTTCGCAGCAACGTTGCACCCAGTACGATCGGGGTCGACTTCGTCGAGGGTGGCGTCGTCGTCGAGTATCTCGACGGCCGGGACGTCTTCTATCACGGCCCGCCGAAACCCGTCGAAGAGTCGATCAAGACCCCGCCGGGGAAGGAGGTCCACGTCCTCGTTACCGACCCCGACGGGATTGAGGGCGTCATGACCTACGTTAACGACCACAATACTCACGACGACATCCTCGAATCGACCGGCGTCGGCCGCGTGATGCTCGAGGGCGACGACGAGGAGGTCCTGTTCCCGGGCGTAACCGTCTCGACGGAAGCGTACTCGATCCGCGTCGATGCCGACCTGTCGCTGGTCGACGGCCGCGTGTTCGTCTTCGCCGAGGACGAGTTGAGCGAACACGCCTACGAACTCGTCGAGCACGTCGAACGCGAGGATGACAGCTCCACTGCCGAAGCCGACACGACAGGCGCAAACGGCGAGCAGAACGAGGCTGACGGCTCCAACGACGCCGACGGGAACACCGAGACCGGAAGCACCGACTGGGGATAA